Sequence from the Chloroflexota bacterium genome:
CAGGGCGATGCCGCAACCGCCATCCTCGCCGCAGCCGAAGGCTCCAAGGGCAGCTTCGTGGCGATGACGACGCGCGGGCGCACCGGCCTCACGCGCACCCTTTTGGGCAGCACCGCCGACTGGGTGGTGCGCCACGGCGGGACGCCCGTGCTGCTGGTGCGGCCTAAATAGCGAGCTAGCATATCTCGTCCTCGCCCAGTTCTTGGGCTAGAGCACACGAAGAGGGATGCCTGCTACCCATCGCGAATGC
This genomic interval carries:
- a CDS encoding universal stress protein; the protein is QGDAATAILAAAEGSKGSFVAMTTRGRTGLTRTLLGSTADWVVRHGGTPVLLVRPK